The Nicotiana tomentosiformis chromosome 9, ASM39032v3, whole genome shotgun sequence genome contains the following window.
TACAGAGTTGCCTTCAAAACAGAACTCAATGTTATCTAATAACAAAAATCAGAAAGGAAGAACTAAAGGAAAACATTCTTCTCCTAATTACTGCATATGTTTTTTCCataaaagaagggcaagtttttCCCTTGAAAAGTAGCTTCCGGTGTTAAGAGTATCTTTTGCCAATGGTTAAAGTCAACTCTTGTAATCATAAATCAAATACGGAGATCAGAGATCAGTGAAGCCGCTAAAAACAATTAAATTTGTTAAAACCAGAGAATAAAGCCAACCTTTGTAGGCTTCAGTTAACGAATCAAACATCTTCGACATTACAATACTAAACAATTTGGTTCCTTTTGCAACACCTTCTGCTCCATAATGCTCTTTAAGAGCCTGTAAAAAAGCAAAAAGATCAATTGAGCTGGTATGACCAGTATAACAGGTTTCATGTTTGTCTCTTATGTATTTAAAACTGAGATCAAACAGCTCAGAGTACAACCAGTATGGAAAttagaagaaaaataacttcttttttccagACAAATGACAGATAATAAAAGACATTATGATCATCTGCAGTTGGTGTCATCTTTCCTTTTGGAGGATAGGCTCATCTGCCACTAGTAGTGTGTAAATACTGATGGTTTCTCTGAATCAAAACAGAAGTACTTAACTTTTGAGAGACATTGGCCAAAACATCCAGTGATGCAGGTAATTGGAACTGAAGGTTATCATCAATAGTTAAGGAACAATCAGTACGTCAGACACTTTGTTAATATGATGTCCAGAACAGTGAGAGATCCAGAAATGAAGGAATAATAAGAGACAAAAGGGATGAAACTATACTAGGATGGTACCtcccaaaaatggaaaaggaaAAGGATCAGATTAAAAGAGATGATTTCTTTTGAGCGGTCAGATTAAAAAACATGATCTTAAATCCAATGTTTAAGATAAAAGAGATGTATCATGTACTTGTGCTAAAGCTGAATTtggaaaggaaaaaagaaagaaaacgagACTAGGTCTCGAAGAATTTGTAACCTTAAGTCCATCAAATTTTCCAGAAATTAGCTCAGAAGGACGGCGCACAGCTCCTGACAAATCTTGGTGCATCTCGATTGCTCTTTGAATCTTACGGGTGAGTGAAACAAGACTTGTTACAAGCTCCCGATCTGCTTCCTGTGCGACAAATGAAATGGACCATCACTAAATTTAGGCTGAACATGAAAGAAGACCAGAAAAGAAAAAATTCACGATACAGGCTGTTAAAACTCGAAAATACCTTTGAcaattgaaatttcaaatttgcaTCATCCTCCAAGGGGATTGTCAGCTCTCCACTCACATATGAACCACTCAACCATGACGCCTACATACAGAAATCAAACTTCTCGTAAGTATAATGACCTTGAAGTTATTCAATGTTAGAAGATAATCGTGCAAGTGCTAACAAACACTAACAAAGTCACTTAGTTCTTTGTCTGAATATTCAGCATCTGCTTTTGGTTCATCCAATGAAAAAAGAGATACTTCATCTGCATCTGCAAAAATgtaatattaaattttaaatagaCCAGTCTAATTCTCTTTTTACAAGTAATTAACATATCAATCTAATTAAACATAGTCATAAACTTATAACATGTATAAAGACAACTACCTGGAAGTTGAATATCAGCTTTATTTTCGTTTACAACATTGCTTCTTAAGGCATCAATAGAAACACCTATTACAAGACAGGACATAAATAAGCACAAATTAATATAATCACTAGATCAGAAGCAAAAAATCCAAGTAAGCATAGTAGAATATTCCACAAGTATGTTCTTTAGCTTAAAGATAGAGAGGtagagagagacagagagaagGGAACTCAGTAAGAATGTTAATCTACTATGAAATATAGTCATCCCAGCTTGCCTACCTTCAGCTCCTGTAACTTCTAGGATGAGGACATAACGTGGCCTATCAAATGGATTTGGTACGAGTACTTCATTCAACTGCGACCAATATGAATATCGATGATGTACAATTTGATTAATATTCAAAAGATTTGCTACTATAAGATTCAGCTTTCCTACCTTCAATGAACTAGAAGCTGAGAGAGCAACAGGAGGTGCAAAACCAAGCAAGACTGATATAGCAGCACCAACTTCGGAAAGAGCCATGGAACCAACCTGTGCCCGAAAGATAATCACACGGTTAGTCAATAAAAAAGGATCAAACTATGGAGTTATGAAAAAAGATGGAAGAGTAAATTTGCACAAAATATCTAGAGGAACTTGTGATTTCATATTTTCAAGCTATGTTGCTACGACTATCCGAAAATGTTGCCGGGTACGTCtcagatcctccaaaagtagtgcattTTTGGAGGTTCCGACATGGGTGCAGTAGCATTTTGGAAAGTCCGCGCAACATAGCTTTCAAGTTGCTTGGCGAAACAGAAAATGAGAACCCAATAATGCACTGCCTTAATGTTGTAAATAAATCCCTATTACCAGACCTGGAGTCTGAACATAATAATTGCAATAGAATACTAAAATATTAGTTGGAGAGGCTTCAGAATTTTTTTTCGGTTTGTATTTGATGTTTGTTTGTGGAAGAGGGGCCTTGGAGCAACGAGAAGTGCTCTGCGTTTCACCGAGTGAAAAGCATATGAATCTTGGGGCCAGTTTCTCCGACGAGGAGCTATCTACTTCGTCTTTCACCAAGCCCGCCTAGGCAGGAGCTTTCTGCCTCTGGGCTCCGcctattctttttattttttgttgagAAAGAAAACAGATTTTATAAGAACCACTCTGGGCTCCGCCCATTTGATGTTTATTTGTCTATGGATACATCACTATTCAATGCTCTCATGCCACATATATCAAGCATTAGGCTGCATTTGAAAGTAATTAAGCTATGAGCTATCTTAATAGTCAAGTCATTGACTTTAGTAGATTAATAACTGAAAGCTCCTATAGTTATGCTCTCAAGCCAACTTGTGTAACATTTTCTCCAACGAACATGATCCACAACATATTTCACGTTCGATTACTTGCAAAACTCTTTGCTGAATCTGAGAGAGATCACTAAACAGATAAATGAATCACCAATACATTATTTTTGTGTAAGTTGACTTGCAAATTCCAAGCGATCAATCAACCAATCAACTACACCACCTCAATTCCATAATACTTGGAGTCAACTATATGAATCATCTAAATCCGTCCTTCTCTATTCGGGCTAACACTGAATAATTTGTCTtaaaattatcaaaccaacaaaggTACAAACACTTTTTTACTCAATCTCAAGCTAGTTGACTTGCAATATTTTTAAACATTTAGCTCCAAAGCAGTAATTGCAAGTTGCTAAGCTTTCTATCCCTATACTTGCTATCAATTTCACTTCTTTAATTCTAATTACACCAACGGCCAACCCCACGTGCCCAAAAATGTGCACAACAATATTTTTCCTAAGTTTCCCCAATCTCAACATCTAAATACTACAAATTACTACCGTAACCAATCACTATAGAACAAAAAAGTACACAACTGAATACCTTAGAAGAAGCATCGGAGGAAGGAGAACGGAAGTAACGGTGAGACGGATTGTCGAGGAAAAACACCGAGGAGGATTCATCAGCAACCTGAGATCAAAAGTTTCAAACATTAAATTCAGAAATTTTACAATTTAATCGATCCAAATACAAAACGAAGAAAAACACTTACAGTAGAATGAAGGAAGAGAGAGAGAAGTATTAGAAAGGTGAATGTGCGTGAAGATTTTTTTGGATCCATtgcttagagagagaaagagaagagagagagagatggggGGTTTGAATCTGATGAATCTGATCTATGTGGTTTTGGGAGGAAGAAGAAATTGAGATTGAAGGACATTTAGAATCACAATACGACGACGTACTAAAGTTGTAGCCAGGGTCCTTACAAATGACAACAGGTAGCCACTTTTAAGCATGCCTTTTAAAACATATCCATggtttaaaattaatttaaagattagccaattcGTTCAACTTCAAGATTTTAAATTAGCAGCTCAAACATTTAGGATACTAAGGACTTttttggtacgagggataaaggataattaatttcgaaattaaATATGagataaatttattccatatttGGTTGGGATAAAATCACCGTATAACTAATTCCAGGATTAGGTATTCCTAGAttgtagtattatttttattcttaCGGGAGAATAGGATAATAATTCCGGAATAATTAATCTTGGGATAGCTTGTTTTCCAACAAACGACCCGTAAATcttaaagaaaaattcaaaatacTTAGTCTTGAAGTTTAAGAGAAGTGATAAATtatggatatattttaaatagcagACTTAAAAGAGTCTACTAGTGCACTTCGccctttttttgggggggggggggggagggggttggcATGGTATAACAACATACTCATATAATTGGCAGAAAATAACCCTAGTTATAGATATTGACATCAAATAGCCAATAAATAtatatcacaataataatatGCATATcacaacttttttttttcttctttgtctATATCAAtatgtatattaaaattttattttcattctttgtatatcgataatataaaattatatatatagttattgcTGCCTTTATATCAATGTATATCACAATAAAAATAttgtattatttgtatatcacagtGTATAGCACATCAGACATGTGTATACCAAAATAGATATCAtaagtttatttttcttctttgtatatatcaaaaattaattttttttgtataccaaaatattatttactcccgcaattatatttattatttttatattttagaacttgcttAAACATGCTATATAAAAAAATCCTTTTTTgatcaataattaataattatattatttgtatatcacagtgtataacataataataatgtgtatatcaaaaaaatttattaaaattttatttttcttctttgtataaCACATTTCAGATTGAAAACTCAAGTTCAAGACGACTCCACATGTGTATCCCCTATTGTAACCCATGTATATCTCTATGTACATCAGTGATATCTCATGTATATTATGTGTGTCTGTATATATCCATGAAAATTTGTGTTATATATACGATATACAATGTGATATACACGGGCGTCCATAAAGAAATTATGTTGTATACACAATATACAAAGTGACATACACAGACGTCCTTAAAACTTGTGTATGATATACACTTATGTACACGATATACAACGTGATATATACATGTCGCAGTTGGATTTTTAGGTCTGATTTTTTATCTGAAACCAGTCTAAATTACTTctaatcttgctcaaattttgtatatagcctTGTTTAGGCATTTTCAACCAATTTCAATCACACCCACTCATTCAATCCAAATAAAAAaaggaagagagaagaaaaacgaagttgaaatatatattttctctcttagtttttgctaatcttgctcaaattttgtatatagcctCGTTTAGGTATTTTCAACTAATTTTAATCACACACATTCATTCAATCcaaccaaaaaaagaagaaagaagaaaaacaaagttgaaatatattttttctctcttagttTTTGCTTCTGATTTTTTCTGATGTGAGATCAACCTTATCTTTTCATCCCACTGTTTTTTTTTTCCGTATAATTTGCAAGAATTTTTGCTAAACTATGAGAGAAAagaagagatagaagaagaaatacaagGAGAGAAAAGGGGTGGGAAGCCAAAATAAGCGTGTAATTTTTTTGAGAGAGAATATAAAAGAGAATAGTTTTTTTAAGATTTGGCTATATAATGCCAATTGTTTGGGGCTATATTTGCCATACCTAATATAAGGCTAAAAAAATTGTCAATTCATGTGTTGTTATAGGAtgtcaatttttctttttttctttttggatttAACCGGGACAGGCACAGTTTATACTTTGGCCATGTTTTAAAAGGTTTTATAAATATAACCTCTATATGTTGTTCACATACGGAAGAATAAAAAGTTACACTACCAGCTCCAGAAAACTAAAGTTTGGTTATAAATTAATATCTAGACAGTGGTCCAAAGTTTGGTCATACATTTGTTATAGGTAGTTTAAGTTCTTTTGCATGTTTAGACAATCGGTCTAAAGTTTCTAGAAAacttgtttgaagttaaaaagtgTTGCAATTGAAGCACAAGTCTGAAGTTTCGATATTTCAAAATGGATATGAAATCCAGCTCTCTGTATCGTTTCTTCCAAGTTCCAAGCCAATTATGTTAAACACGTATAGCCTAGAGAGAAATTAAAGGTATCAAAATGCCCATAAGAAAGAATGTTACTACAAAATCACCCTTATTATATAGTTAATATCAAACTTCAGATCAAAACCAAAAAGAACGAGAATGAGGGAGGAGTAAGAAGAAATCACTTCAATTTACGTCGGCATTTTTTGCTGATATTCACTTGCATTACATGCACAAGTGCTAAACAAAAGAAATTAATGGCACTCCCAAATTCTGATGCTTTTAATAGACTTGCATAACTTTGCCAATGACTTGCTCCATTaatcaaatgatcaaaatgagaAAGCGCACACAATGGACCAAGAGAACTTGGCCCAAATACAAGATAGCAGGCCCAAGAGTGCGGTAGTCCATTTCAGAAGCCCAAGATTGTACTCTCCTCACtaaaaagttttgaaaaatatatacttTTAGCCGCTCCCAAAATATAACCaagaatatatatatgtatgtatgtatgtatgtatctaatatatatatatatatatatatatatatatatatatatatatatatatatatattagatacatatatatacatattttatgtACTTTTTGGCTAGCTAATGCAATTAATTTCGCCCGGTCGATCGGTCAATTTCGTATTTTGTCCAAAAGTTTTTCCTATGTCCAAACTTAGGTAGGTGGCTTATTGAATTTGTAAACAACTAAATTaagtataaaataaaagtaaaagaatatgATATTTAGGACTTGTTTTATGTGAATATTGTAAAATAATTCAAACCGAACAGGAGTTTAAAAGAAAAATGGTTGAAAGAAGAAGAATTAAAGCCCCAACACATCCAAATAGTGGAAACATCAATTATGTAAAAAGAATGGATTATTCCCCTCCCTTCGTATCtattttttcttcaatttaaGTTTCAAT
Protein-coding sequences here:
- the LOC104097012 gene encoding uncharacterized protein, whose protein sequence is MDPKKSSRTFTFLILLSLFLHSTVADESSSVFFLDNPSHRYFRSPSSDASSKVGSMALSEVGAAISVLLGFAPPVALSASSSLKLNEVLVPNPFDRPRYVLILEVTGAEGVSIDALRSNVVNENKADIQLPDADEVSLFSLDEPKADAEYSDKELSDFASWLSGSYVSGELTIPLEDDANLKFQLSKEADRELVTSLVSLTRKIQRAIEMHQDLSGAVRRPSELISGKFDGLKALKEHYGAEGVAKGTKLFSIVMSKMFDSLTEAYKGQIVGVIVCNGAPSVAEPLFNVIFTSPPTARWLEETKTLPNTTAIEEIILVRRTVAWITGILLIIATLLGIYFLLNMPLTRDTLLYSNVKLD